Proteins encoded together in one Megalops cyprinoides isolate fMegCyp1 chromosome 20, fMegCyp1.pri, whole genome shotgun sequence window:
- the LOC118795302 gene encoding protein shisa-like-2A: MSSDCTSYYSSEKLFVDGFTCPKPEGDAKAIFCCGFNDIKYCCDDPNSFFPYEYGYMWWLSVGALVGLSIAAVVLLAFIITLCVLCYLFIATKPSRLDNGLPLRAPGGDPSAVEGPSHSSAPSGPQGFRKHLLSRKLDCDNQPPDPDRLFQRCFMATVTTVNVEGPS; encoded by the exons ATGAGCTCGGACTGCACGAGCTACTACAGCTCAGAAAAATTGTTTGTGGATGGGTTTACATGTCCCAAACCGGAAGGCGACGCCAAAGCCATATTCTGTTGTGGATTTAATGATATCAAGTACTGCTGTGATGATCCCAATAGCTTTTTCCCCTATGAATATGGCTACATGTGGTGGCTAAG TGTTGGGGCGCTGGTGGGCCTCTCCATTGCTGCTGTGGTTCTCCTGGCTTTCATCATCACCCTGTGTGTCCTTTGCTACCTCTTCATCGCCACTAAGCCAAGCCGTCTGGACAACGGCCTCCCATTGCGGGCGCCAG GTGGTGACCCCAGTGCGGTCGAGGGACCCAGCCACTCCAGTGCCCCCTCTGGACCACAGGGGTTCCGCAAGCACCTACTGAGCCGCAAACTAGACTGCGACAATCAGCCCCCCGACCCCGACCGGCTCTTTCAGAGGTGCTTCATGGCCACAGTCACCACCGTGAACGTGGAGGGGCCCTCATAG